One Saccharopolyspora erythraea NRRL 2338 genomic region harbors:
- a CDS encoding LysR family transcriptional regulator: MLNPIHLRTLQECVRTGSFAEAGRVLGYTASAVSQQMVLLERAIGASLFERSARSARSTGLAIRLAERSRDALGALDALEREVHAMVVGDEGSLRLASFATANARVLPDVLAAVVAQRPNAEVQLDEGEPDEVLDGVLDGVVDAAVVFEYDLDPRQWPVELCVTELMAEPLRLALPDSHPLAGSPEVDLRELSDEAWICTRQDTAGARSLVRLAAAAGFVPRIIFRSNDYAVIRDLVARGLGVAVLPAMALGDDHVRFSRIAGWQPHRRVRTLHRKQNTNPLLPIALEYLARSCAALAESWHAGERRQPIRAEAP, translated from the coding sequence ATGCTCAACCCGATCCACCTGAGGACCCTCCAGGAGTGCGTGCGCACCGGCTCGTTCGCCGAAGCGGGCCGGGTCCTCGGCTACACCGCCTCCGCCGTCTCGCAGCAGATGGTGTTGCTCGAACGCGCCATCGGCGCCTCGCTGTTCGAGCGCTCCGCCCGCAGCGCGCGCAGCACCGGGCTGGCGATCCGGCTGGCCGAGCGCAGCAGGGACGCGCTCGGCGCGCTGGACGCGCTGGAGCGCGAGGTCCACGCGATGGTCGTCGGCGACGAGGGCAGCCTGCGGCTGGCCAGCTTCGCCACCGCCAACGCGCGGGTGCTGCCGGACGTGCTGGCCGCGGTGGTCGCGCAGCGACCCAACGCCGAGGTGCAGCTCGACGAGGGCGAGCCGGACGAGGTCCTCGACGGGGTGCTCGACGGCGTCGTCGACGCGGCGGTGGTCTTCGAGTACGACCTGGACCCCCGGCAGTGGCCGGTGGAGCTGTGCGTCACCGAGCTGATGGCCGAGCCGCTGCGGCTGGCGCTGCCGGACTCCCACCCGCTGGCCGGGTCGCCGGAGGTCGACCTGCGCGAGCTGTCCGACGAGGCGTGGATCTGCACCCGCCAGGACACCGCGGGCGCCCGCTCGCTGGTGCGGCTGGCCGCGGCGGCGGGCTTCGTGCCGCGCATCATCTTCCGCAGCAACGACTACGCCGTCATCCGGGACCTGGTCGCCCGCGGGCTCGGCGTCGCGGTCCTGCCCGCCATGGCGCTCGGTGACGACCACGTGCGCTTCAGCCGGATCGCCGGGTGGCAGCCGCACCGCAGGGTGCGCACCCTGCACCGCAAGCAGAACACCAACCCGCTGCTGCCCATCGCGCTGGAGTACCTGGCCAGGTCGTGCGCGGCGCTGGCCGAGAGCTGGCACGCCGGTGAGCGGCGGCAGCCGATCCGAGCGGAGGCGCCATGA
- a CDS encoding Glu/Leu/Phe/Val family dehydrogenase encodes MRDLLQEIDEWGPEKVVCVSDARTGMRGVLVIDNTARGTGKGGTRMSPSVTVTEIARLARVMTWKWAAVDLFHGGAKAGINADPGSPDKERIVRAFARRLADQIPASYVAGLDMGMTEDDAAIIQDELGDRGAAVGVPESLGGVPYDQLGVTGHGVAESADAAMARLGRELAGARVSLQGFGAVGTAAARRLAELGAQVVALSTVDGTVHDPDGLDVGYWLAARAELGDACVQAAPDHLRVPRGQELVVDCDVLVPAAGQDVIDERLAGEVRADLVVEGANLPTTPGARSLLAARGITVVPDFIANAGGAIAAGFAMDARRSAFRPEPALILDEVARRSRDNTAVVLDIAREHDVLPHEAALRLAQDRVRTAMRLRGRLPRQEARPEAVTA; translated from the coding sequence GTGCGTGATCTGTTGCAGGAGATCGACGAGTGGGGCCCGGAGAAGGTCGTGTGCGTCTCCGACGCCCGGACCGGTATGCGCGGGGTGCTGGTCATCGACAACACCGCGCGCGGAACCGGCAAGGGCGGTACGCGGATGAGCCCGTCGGTGACGGTGACCGAGATCGCCCGCCTGGCCAGGGTGATGACGTGGAAGTGGGCCGCGGTGGACCTCTTCCACGGCGGCGCGAAGGCCGGCATCAACGCCGACCCGGGCTCACCGGACAAGGAGCGGATCGTGCGGGCGTTCGCCCGCAGGCTGGCCGACCAGATCCCGGCCAGCTACGTCGCGGGCCTGGACATGGGCATGACCGAGGACGACGCCGCGATCATCCAGGACGAGCTGGGCGACCGCGGCGCGGCGGTCGGCGTGCCCGAGTCGCTCGGCGGGGTGCCCTACGACCAGCTCGGCGTCACCGGTCACGGGGTCGCCGAGTCCGCCGACGCGGCGATGGCCCGCCTCGGCCGCGAGCTGGCCGGTGCCCGGGTCTCGTTGCAGGGCTTCGGCGCGGTGGGCACCGCCGCGGCCCGCAGGCTCGCCGAACTCGGCGCGCAGGTGGTCGCGCTGTCCACGGTCGACGGCACGGTGCACGACCCGGACGGTCTCGACGTCGGGTACTGGCTGGCGGCGCGCGCCGAGCTCGGCGACGCCTGCGTGCAGGCTGCCCCGGACCACCTGCGCGTCCCGCGCGGCCAGGAGCTGGTCGTCGACTGCGACGTGCTGGTGCCCGCGGCCGGGCAGGACGTCATCGACGAGCGGCTGGCCGGCGAGGTGCGCGCCGACCTGGTCGTCGAGGGGGCGAACCTGCCCACCACACCCGGTGCCCGGTCGCTGCTGGCAGCGCGCGGCATCACCGTGGTCCCCGACTTCATCGCCAACGCAGGCGGCGCGATCGCGGCCGGGTTCGCGATGGACGCCCGCAGGTCGGCGTTCCGCCCCGAGCCCGCGCTGATCCTCGACGAGGTGGCGCGCCGGTCCCGGGACAACACCGCCGTCGTGCTCGACATCGCGCGCGAGCACGACGTCCTGCCGCACGAGGCCGCGCTGCGGCTGGCCCAGGACCGGGTGCGCACGGCGATGCGGTTGCGCGGGCGCCTGCCCCGCCAGGAGGCCCGGCCCGAGGCCGTGACCGCGTAA
- a CDS encoding NAD(P)/FAD-dependent oxidoreductase: protein MTLPPRAEVVVAGGGVMGVSTAFHLAEAGVDVLLLERDELGAGSTSKAAGGIRAMFSDPVNIELGRRSLRAFEEFAGRPGGEIDLKQHGYLFLLADPEDVAAFERSVELQNSLGVPSRMLTVEQARELSPYVEPDGLLAAAFSPTDGHCTPEAVVQGYAQGARRHGAVIRRHCEVTGIDVDDGEITGVRTAQGRVATSTVVCATGAWSAALGEMAGVELPVRPLRRQILVTEPVPGMPPRMPFTIDFSTSFYFHDEGPGLLIGMSDPDEEYGFRLGTDDAWLDGLSEAVARRAPALSEVGVAHGWAGLYEITPDHNALVGESAEVSRFLYATGFSGHGFLQGPAIGEVMRDLVLGRTPAVDVSGLSVRRFEGAEVRPEHNCV from the coding sequence ATGACCCTGCCGCCACGGGCGGAGGTCGTCGTGGCCGGCGGCGGGGTGATGGGCGTGAGCACCGCCTTCCACCTCGCCGAGGCCGGCGTCGACGTCCTGCTGCTGGAGCGGGACGAGCTGGGCGCGGGCAGCACCAGCAAGGCGGCGGGCGGGATCCGGGCGATGTTCTCCGACCCGGTGAACATCGAGCTGGGGCGGCGCAGCCTGCGGGCGTTCGAGGAGTTCGCCGGCAGGCCCGGCGGCGAGATCGACCTCAAGCAGCACGGCTACCTGTTCCTGCTGGCCGATCCGGAGGACGTCGCCGCGTTCGAGCGCAGCGTCGAGCTGCAGAACTCCCTCGGGGTGCCCAGCCGGATGCTCACCGTCGAGCAGGCCCGCGAGCTCTCCCCGTACGTCGAGCCCGACGGGCTCCTGGCCGCGGCGTTCTCGCCGACCGACGGCCACTGCACCCCGGAGGCCGTGGTTCAGGGCTATGCCCAGGGCGCGCGGCGGCACGGCGCGGTGATCCGACGGCACTGCGAGGTCACGGGCATCGACGTCGACGACGGCGAGATCACCGGTGTGCGCACCGCGCAGGGCCGGGTCGCGACCTCGACCGTGGTCTGCGCGACCGGCGCGTGGTCGGCGGCGCTGGGCGAGATGGCCGGGGTGGAGCTGCCCGTCCGCCCGCTGCGGCGGCAGATCCTGGTGACCGAGCCGGTGCCCGGGATGCCCCCGCGGATGCCGTTCACCATCGACTTCTCCACCAGCTTCTACTTCCACGACGAAGGGCCGGGACTGCTCATCGGCATGTCCGACCCCGACGAGGAGTACGGGTTCCGGCTCGGCACCGACGACGCCTGGCTCGACGGGCTCTCGGAGGCGGTGGCCCGGCGGGCTCCGGCGCTGTCGGAAGTCGGTGTCGCGCACGGCTGGGCGGGGCTCTACGAGATCACGCCCGACCACAACGCCCTGGTGGGCGAGTCGGCGGAGGTCAGCAGGTTCCTGTACGCGACCGGGTTCTCCGGGCACGGCTTCCTGCAGGGGCCGGCGATCGGCGAGGTCATGCGCGATCTCGTGCTCGGCCGCACCCCCGCCGTCGACGTCTCCGGTCTCAGCGTCCGCCGGTTCGAGGGCGCCGAGGTCCGGCCCGAGCACAACTGCGTGTGA
- a CDS encoding amino acid permease yields MASGGSLFGTGPNGVFRRTVPRPETESERRMVRVLGLPQLTMIGVGAIIGAGIFSLAGAVARDIAGPAVLVSFLIAGAASLCAAFAYAEFAGMVPRAGSSYTYAAAVLGEVVGWIIGWDLLLEYTAIVATVSIGMSGYVGYLLEVVGVDLPLWMQGAPGTGEGHRVDLIAMLICLGVAWLLNRGTRTSARVDVVLTAVKIAVVLLVVVVGLSRVDFGNLEPFAPFGWGGAVTGAATVFFAVFGYDALSTAAEESVDARRLLPKAMVLSLAISMVLYVLACVVLTGMVHYTQVDPDSGFSSAFSSVGLQGVAVVIAVGAVLGIVTVSFSFMMGASRLWYALSRDGLMPKWFGELHPVRRVPHRATWILGVVSAVLAGLLPVEEAAELTNIGVLFAFVLVCAAVVVLRYRRPDLPRGFRCPGMPVVPVLGVLFSAWLMSFLSGETWLRLGMWLVLGLVVYALYGYRNTRRVMPGGSVDLSELPGRR; encoded by the coding sequence GTGGCATCCGGCGGTTCCCTGTTCGGCACCGGGCCGAACGGGGTGTTCCGCCGCACGGTGCCCCGTCCGGAAACCGAGTCCGAACGACGCATGGTGCGGGTCCTCGGCCTGCCGCAGCTGACGATGATCGGCGTCGGCGCGATCATCGGCGCCGGCATCTTCAGCCTCGCGGGCGCGGTCGCCAGGGACATCGCGGGGCCCGCGGTGCTGGTCTCGTTCCTCATCGCGGGCGCGGCGTCGCTGTGCGCGGCCTTCGCCTACGCCGAGTTCGCCGGCATGGTGCCCCGCGCCGGGTCGTCCTACACCTACGCCGCGGCGGTGCTGGGCGAGGTGGTCGGCTGGATCATCGGCTGGGACCTGCTGCTGGAGTACACCGCGATCGTCGCGACGGTGTCGATCGGCATGTCGGGCTACGTCGGCTACCTGCTGGAGGTGGTGGGCGTGGACCTGCCGCTGTGGATGCAGGGAGCGCCGGGCACCGGTGAGGGCCACCGCGTGGACCTGATCGCGATGCTGATCTGCCTCGGCGTGGCGTGGCTGCTCAACCGGGGCACCAGGACCTCCGCGCGGGTCGACGTGGTGCTGACCGCGGTCAAGATCGCGGTGGTGCTGCTGGTGGTCGTGGTCGGTCTGTCCAGAGTGGACTTCGGTAACCTGGAGCCGTTCGCGCCCTTCGGCTGGGGCGGGGCGGTGACCGGTGCGGCGACGGTGTTCTTCGCGGTCTTCGGCTACGACGCGCTGAGCACGGCCGCCGAGGAGTCGGTCGACGCGCGCAGGCTGCTGCCCAAGGCGATGGTGCTGTCGCTGGCCATCTCGATGGTGCTCTACGTGCTCGCCTGCGTCGTGCTCACCGGGATGGTGCACTACACCCAGGTCGACCCCGACAGCGGTTTCTCCAGCGCGTTCAGCAGTGTCGGCTTGCAGGGCGTGGCGGTGGTGATCGCCGTCGGCGCGGTGCTGGGCATCGTGACCGTCAGCTTCTCGTTCATGATGGGGGCGTCCCGGCTGTGGTACGCGCTCAGCCGCGACGGGCTCATGCCGAAGTGGTTCGGCGAACTGCACCCGGTGCGCCGGGTTCCGCACCGGGCGACGTGGATCCTCGGCGTCGTCTCGGCGGTGCTGGCCGGGCTGCTGCCGGTGGAGGAGGCCGCGGAGCTGACCAACATCGGCGTCCTGTTCGCCTTCGTGCTCGTGTGCGCCGCGGTGGTCGTGCTGCGCTACCGGCGTCCCGACCTGCCGCGCGGTTTCCGCTGCCCCGGCATGCCCGTCGTGCCCGTACTCGGCGTGCTGTTCTCCGCCTGGCTGATGTCGTTCCTGTCGGGGGAGACCTGGCTGCGGCTGGGCATGTGGCTGGTGCTCGGCCTGGTCGTCTACGCCCTCTACGGCTACCGCAACACGCGCAGGGTGATGCCCGGCGGTTCGGTCGACCTGTCCGAGCTGCCCGGCCGGAGGTGA
- a CDS encoding ornithine cyclodeaminase family protein, which yields MLRIGGRVGRGATEVDMRVCSDEQVAEALDVDAAIRSQRLAFEWLGRGEVQLAEKVALRTGDDTTLCYLSRLSPAHGAVSKLVAVHPGNAEEGLPAISATVLVLDAVTGRTVAVMAATALTELRTAAGSAVAADALALPSADELAVIGSGVQARAHVRAIARVRRLREVRIFSRDPRRRESAAAELSAELGLAVRAVGSAAEAVRSAPVVVTCTLSAQPVVPTDRIEAGATVLSVGSFEPHRREVDELLVRRAGAVVVDDVATAASHAGPVVHALERGDITRDGLRSLGEVLLGRAPGRTRDDQVVFFNSVGLGVQDAAAAHAVLGTL from the coding sequence GTGCTGCGCATCGGCGGCCGGGTGGGCCGCGGGGCGACGGAGGTGGACATGCGGGTGTGCAGCGACGAGCAGGTGGCCGAGGCGCTCGACGTCGACGCGGCGATCCGTTCGCAGCGGCTGGCGTTCGAGTGGCTGGGCAGGGGAGAGGTGCAACTGGCCGAGAAGGTCGCGCTGCGCACCGGTGACGACACCACCCTGTGCTACCTGAGCAGGCTCTCCCCGGCCCACGGTGCGGTGAGCAAGCTGGTCGCGGTCCACCCCGGCAACGCGGAGGAGGGTCTGCCCGCGATCTCGGCGACGGTCCTCGTGCTGGACGCGGTCACCGGGCGGACGGTCGCGGTCATGGCCGCCACCGCCCTGACCGAGCTGCGCACGGCGGCAGGCAGCGCGGTGGCCGCCGACGCGCTCGCGCTGCCGTCGGCCGACGAACTCGCCGTGATCGGCTCCGGCGTGCAGGCCAGGGCGCACGTCCGCGCCATCGCGCGGGTGCGGCGGCTGCGCGAGGTGCGGATCTTCAGCCGCGACCCGCGGCGACGGGAGTCGGCGGCGGCCGAGCTTTCGGCCGAGCTGGGGCTGGCGGTGCGGGCCGTCGGCAGCGCGGCCGAAGCCGTCCGCTCGGCGCCCGTCGTGGTCACCTGCACGCTCTCGGCGCAGCCGGTCGTGCCGACCGACCGGATCGAGGCGGGGGCGACCGTGCTCAGCGTCGGCAGCTTCGAACCGCACCGCCGCGAGGTGGACGAGCTGCTCGTCCGGCGCGCCGGCGCGGTCGTGGTCGACGACGTCGCGACCGCCGCGTCGCACGCGGGCCCCGTCGTGCACGCCCTGGAGCGGGGCGACATCACCCGGGACGGGTTGCGGTCGCTGGGCGAGGTGCTGCTCGGTCGCGCACCCGGGCGCACCCGCGACGACCAGGTGGTGTTCTTCAACAGCGTCGGCCTCGGCGTGCAGGACGCGGCGGCGGCGCACGCGGTGCTCGGCACGCTGTGA
- a CDS encoding aldehyde dehydrogenase family protein — translation MIGPDTTAVDDGGTEYLSRNPSNLDDVVARVRLGGPDTLRVAAENAQRAQREWAQVPAPVRGRVVAGLGRLVEANKESLAKLVTREIGKPYAEALGEVQEIIDTCDFFLGEGRRLYGQTVPSEMPDKQLFTFRVPVGVAAVITAGNFPVAVPSWYIVPALLCGNAVVWKPAEYAAAAARAVAELAWRAGVPRGVLNLVYADGEATFKGLEAALEAGTVNKVGFTGSSAVGTRVGELCGRHLQSPCLELGGKNPMVVAADADLDLAVEGALFSGWGTAGQRCTSLGNLIVHRDLHDEFVSRLDEALRSATIGEPTGDVLYGPLLDQKFADGFESVLGTIADHHTVLGSESVGRITESAPRKGFHGDPSTGLYYHPVLLDGLRPDDHVFRQETFGPIVGVSTFDTLDEAIELGNLPGYGLSAAVYTTNPQTAFRFRQGIGAGMVSVNNSTSGAEAHLPFGGNGRSGNGSRQSGIWVLDQFTRWQSLNWDFSGKLQKAQMDVDTVEPEMDYRLPPELGGGA, via the coding sequence GTGATCGGCCCGGACACCACGGCCGTGGACGACGGCGGCACCGAGTACCTCTCGCGCAACCCGTCGAACCTCGACGACGTGGTGGCGCGGGTCCGGCTCGGCGGCCCGGACACCCTGCGCGTCGCCGCCGAGAACGCCCAGCGCGCCCAGCGCGAGTGGGCCCAGGTGCCCGCCCCGGTGCGCGGCCGCGTGGTCGCGGGCCTGGGACGGCTGGTCGAGGCGAACAAGGAGTCGCTGGCCAAGCTGGTGACCCGCGAGATCGGCAAGCCCTACGCCGAGGCGCTGGGCGAGGTCCAGGAGATCATCGACACCTGCGACTTCTTCCTCGGCGAGGGGCGCAGGCTCTACGGGCAGACCGTGCCGTCGGAGATGCCCGACAAGCAGCTGTTCACCTTCCGGGTCCCGGTCGGGGTCGCCGCGGTGATCACCGCGGGCAACTTCCCGGTCGCGGTGCCCTCCTGGTACATCGTCCCGGCGCTGCTGTGCGGCAACGCCGTGGTGTGGAAGCCCGCCGAGTACGCCGCGGCCGCCGCCCGCGCGGTCGCCGAGCTGGCGTGGCGCGCCGGCGTGCCGCGCGGCGTGCTCAACCTCGTCTACGCCGATGGCGAGGCGACCTTCAAGGGCCTGGAGGCCGCCTTGGAGGCGGGCACGGTCAACAAGGTCGGCTTCACCGGTTCCAGCGCGGTCGGCACCCGCGTCGGCGAGCTCTGCGGACGCCACCTGCAGAGCCCGTGCCTGGAGCTGGGCGGCAAGAACCCGATGGTCGTGGCCGCCGACGCCGACCTGGACCTGGCGGTGGAGGGCGCGCTGTTCTCCGGCTGGGGCACGGCCGGCCAGCGCTGCACCTCGCTGGGCAACCTGATCGTGCACCGCGACCTGCACGACGAGTTCGTCTCGCGCCTGGACGAGGCGCTGCGCTCGGCCACGATCGGCGAGCCGACCGGCGACGTGCTCTACGGCCCGCTGCTGGACCAGAAGTTCGCCGACGGTTTCGAGTCCGTGCTCGGCACGATCGCCGACCACCACACCGTGCTCGGCTCGGAGTCGGTCGGCCGGATCACCGAGTCCGCGCCGCGCAAGGGCTTCCACGGCGACCCGTCGACCGGGCTGTACTACCACCCGGTGCTGCTGGACGGCCTGCGGCCCGACGACCACGTCTTCCGCCAGGAGACCTTCGGCCCGATCGTGGGCGTGAGCACCTTCGACACCCTCGACGAGGCGATCGAGCTGGGCAACCTGCCGGGCTACGGGCTGTCGGCCGCCGTCTACACCACCAACCCGCAGACGGCGTTCCGCTTCCGCCAGGGCATCGGGGCGGGCATGGTCAGCGTCAACAACTCCACCTCCGGAGCCGAGGCGCACCTGCCCTTCGGCGGCAACGGCCGCTCCGGCAACGGCAGCCGCCAGTCCGGGATCTGGGTGCTCGACCAGTTCACCCGCTGGCAGTCGCTGAACTGGGACTTCTCCGGCAAGCTGCAGAAGGCCCAGATGGACGTCGACACCGTCGAGCCGGAGATGGACTACCGGCTGCCTCCGGAGCTGGGGGGTGGCGCATGA